A section of the Triticum dicoccoides isolate Atlit2015 ecotype Zavitan chromosome 7A, WEW_v2.0, whole genome shotgun sequence genome encodes:
- the LOC119329680 gene encoding RING-H2 finger protein ATL46-like, with translation MAEAVSSSPGSSAPATAAAYGYPRRLHGAFVARDELPYSYPAAAAAPPPPAPLPQAQQGSSGGGGGKISPAVLFIIVILAVVFFISGLLHLLVRLLMKKQHRRRGGSAAAAGQGPGEADAALQRQLQQLFHLHDSGLDQAFIDALPVFSYREIVVGGGGGDKEPFDCAVCLCEFDAEDRLRLLPLCGHAFHLNCIDTWLLSNSTCPLCRGVLFAPGLTAENNPMFDFDEGLEEGRLSECCEDGFGLPAQKSSEGLQTPVVEKRVFPVRLGKFKNVGTQGAVEGGHGDSAVLRREEGESSSSSLDARKCFSMGTYQYVLGTSELQVALQPGRTRNGAMRTRPPGLSCVNADIMEGKKICARNKGESFSMSKIWQWSNLKGKLPAGSDDCSEAGSLPWMKRGGTGDKLNM, from the coding sequence ATGGCTGAAGCGGTCTCGTCCTCGCCCGGATCCTCCGCGCCGGCGACGGCGGCCGCGTACGGTTACCCGCGCCGCCTCCATGGCGCCTTCGTCGCCAGGGACGAGCTCCCGTACTCATaccccgctgccgctgccgccccgccgccgcccgcgccgctgccGCAGGCGCAGCAGGGCTCCTCCGGCGGGGGTGGCGGCAAGATTAGCCCCGCGGtgctcttcatcatcgtcatcctcgcgGTGGTGTTCTTCATCTCCGGCCTGCTCCACCTCCTCGTGCGCCTGCTCATGAAGAAGCAGCACCGCCGCCGAGGCGGCTCGGCGGCCGCGGCGGGGCAGGGGCCCGGGGAGGCCGACGCGGCGCTGCAGCGCCAGCTGCAGCAGCTGTTCCACCTCCACGACTCCGGCCTGGACCAGGCCTTCATCGACGCGCTGCCCGTCTTCTCCTACCGGGAGATcgtcgtgggcggcggcggcggcgacaaggaGCCCTTCGACTGCGCCGTCTGCCTGTGCGAATTCGACGCCGAGGACAGGCTCCGGCTGCTGCCGCTCTGCGGGCACGCCTTCCACCTGAACTGCATCGACACATGGCTGCTGTCCAACTCGACGTGCCCGCTCTGCCGCGGGGTGCTCTTCGCCCCAGGGCTGACAGCCGAGAATAACCCGATGTTCGATTTCGATGAGGGCTTGGAGGAAGGGCGGCTGTCGGAGTGCTGCGAGGATGGTTTCGGATTGCCCGCGCAGAAGTCCTCGGAGGGGTTGCAGACGCCGGTGGTCGAGAAAAGAGTGTTCCCGGTGAGGCTCGGCAAGTTCAAGAATGTCGGCACCCAGGGTGCTGTTGAAGGTGGACACGGCGATTCTGCTGTGCTgaggagggaggaaggagagagTAGCAGCAGCAGTTTGGATGCAAGGAAATGCTTCTCTATGGGCACCTACCAGTATGTTCTTGGGACTTCTGAGCTTCAGGTGGctctccagccgggccgaacaagaAATGGTGCGATGAGAACAAGACCTCCGGGTCTAAGTTGTGTGAATGCCGACATTATGGAGGGAAAGAAAATTTGCGCACGGAACAAAGGGGAGAGCTTCTCCATGTCCAAGATTTGGCAGTGGTCTAATCTGAAGGGCAAGTTACCGGCCGGCTCAGATGATTGTTCAGAAGCGGGGagccttccatggatgaagagaggTGGCACCGGGGATAAATTGAACATGTGA